From one Synechocystis sp. PCC 6803 substr. PCC-P genomic stretch:
- a CDS encoding tetratricopeptide repeat protein — translation MTDNYKQNLARYSSDVVKKGLQLTQKITLSKSEKKFEDCTKILTKSSNHEHLFKLGVEQYILGNISDAIDSFTKALEFNDRFCEAYFLRGFAHSFLGNNIDSKNDLYLGLKHKQFYQDSVIAFYSKIIIISELQASSFILSCYNDLLQIKTDINKCYNPIELSIQGAINRLLGNTQDALEKINEALKLNSNFVSSYILRAEIHNLLGDFDAAIEDCFTSLRLNPMHINKDNTLYILGSSFLSLEKYQSAIDYLDQSLALNGNLFNGFYNRGLAYYKMGQIKKAIKDFSDALIVKPTFVWAYINRGVAYYDLGCHQKSLDDYNQALVIDSKCKAAYVNRSIVFRELGNHEKALEDLQKAQTIID, via the coding sequence ATGACTGATAACTACAAACAAAATTTAGCTCGTTATTCTTCTGATGTGGTCAAAAAGGGGTTACAGCTTACCCAAAAAATCACTTTATCAAAGAGTGAAAAGAAATTCGAAGATTGTACAAAAATATTGACAAAATCAAGCAACCATGAGCATCTGTTCAAACTTGGAGTAGAGCAATATATATTAGGAAATATATCTGATGCCATAGATTCTTTTACTAAAGCTTTAGAATTTAATGATAGATTTTGTGAAGCCTATTTTTTGAGGGGCTTTGCTCATTCTTTTCTAGGTAATAATATAGACAGCAAAAATGATTTATATCTGGGGCTAAAACATAAGCAATTTTATCAAGATTCAGTTATTGCTTTTTATTCTAAAATTATTATAATCTCTGAGCTACAAGCAAGTAGTTTTATTCTTTCATGTTACAATGATTTGCTACAAATTAAGACCGATATCAACAAGTGTTATAATCCCATTGAATTATCTATTCAAGGGGCTATTAACAGACTACTGGGTAATACTCAAGATGCTCTTGAAAAAATCAACGAAGCCTTAAAACTAAATTCAAATTTTGTATCTTCTTACATATTACGGGCTGAAATACATAATCTTTTGGGTGATTTTGATGCAGCTATTGAAGATTGTTTTACTTCTCTAAGGTTGAATCCAATGCACATTAATAAGGATAATACACTATATATCCTTGGTTCTTCTTTCCTTTCCTTAGAAAAATACCAGTCTGCAATTGATTACCTCGATCAATCATTGGCTTTAAATGGTAATTTATTTAATGGATTTTATAATAGAGGTCTTGCTTATTATAAGATGGGACAGATTAAGAAGGCTATCAAAGATTTTTCTGATGCTTTAATTGTTAAGCCAACATTTGTTTGGGCTTATATTAATAGAGGCGTAGCTTACTACGATTTAGGTTGTCATCAAAAATCCTTAGATGATTATAATCAAGCGTTAGTCATTGATTCTAAGTGCAAAGCGGCATATGTTAATCGAAGTATAGTATTTAGAGAACTTGGAAATCATGAGAAGGCACTAGAAGATTTACAAAAAGCTCAAACAATAATTGATTAA
- the ispD gene encoding 2-C-methyl-D-erythritol 4-phosphate cytidylyltransferase yields the protein MHLLIPAAGSGKRMGSGHNKLLLNVLGQPLLSWTVQAALASQSIEWIGIMGQPYDFPAFEALLTPLHSPKPVQLIVGGDTRQQSVFNGIQALPPGAKFVLIHDGARCLATPDLFDRCTEALQHCQGLIAAMPVKDTIKIVNADGWITDTPDRQGLWGAQTPQGFDVALLKACHDKGKQEGWEVTDDAALLEKCGQPVKIVPGEDTNLKITTPVDLAIAEFILGQRSAKSA from the coding sequence ATGCATTTACTAATTCCAGCGGCGGGTTCCGGCAAACGGATGGGGAGCGGTCACAATAAGTTACTTTTAAATGTTTTGGGGCAACCCCTGCTGAGTTGGACAGTGCAGGCGGCATTGGCATCCCAGTCCATTGAGTGGATTGGCATCATGGGCCAACCCTACGATTTTCCAGCCTTTGAAGCTCTATTAACTCCCCTCCATAGCCCTAAACCAGTGCAGTTAATTGTGGGGGGAGATACCCGACAACAATCGGTTTTTAATGGCATCCAAGCTCTGCCCCCGGGGGCGAAATTTGTGTTAATCCACGACGGTGCCCGTTGTTTGGCTACGCCGGATTTGTTTGATCGTTGCACAGAGGCTCTCCAGCATTGCCAAGGATTAATTGCCGCCATGCCAGTGAAGGACACCATCAAAATAGTTAACGCTGATGGTTGGATCACTGACACCCCCGATCGCCAAGGATTGTGGGGAGCCCAAACGCCCCAGGGTTTTGACGTGGCCCTGCTCAAAGCCTGCCATGACAAAGGTAAACAGGAAGGTTGGGAAGTAACGGATGATGCGGCCCTGCTGGAAAAATGTGGGCAACCCGTGAAAATAGTGCCAGGGGAAGATACTAACTTGAAAATTACCACCCCCGTAGATTTGGCGATCGCCGAATTTATTTTGGGGCAGAGGTCGGCAAAATCCGCCTGA
- a CDS encoding J domain-containing protein — protein sequence MDDLTIYTSPEEEELTAKKAELETLESELAENELKLTTFQAELHSFEQQYLGLIGSRYTELERIEAQITEYMDYLESSRNFKPSDGLKKLYREVAKRVHPDLATDEVERAKRQNLMAAANQAYEEGDEQRLREILASWESDPHSVQGEGVAAELIRVIRQIAQCRSRLVAIHRDMAELRQTELFELMEQVEQARQSGQDLLTEMAKHLDEQIAEAQERLQDLKEQLGV from the coding sequence ATGGACGACCTCACCATCTACACAAGTCCGGAAGAAGAAGAGTTAACTGCAAAAAAGGCTGAACTTGAAACTTTAGAGTCAGAATTAGCGGAAAATGAGCTTAAATTGACGACTTTTCAAGCTGAGTTACATAGTTTTGAACAGCAGTATTTAGGACTGATCGGAAGTCGCTATACGGAACTGGAACGCATTGAAGCGCAGATTACGGAGTACATGGACTATTTGGAGTCATCCCGTAATTTTAAACCGTCGGATGGTTTGAAAAAGCTATATCGAGAGGTGGCAAAGCGTGTTCATCCAGATTTAGCAACGGATGAGGTGGAAAGGGCTAAACGACAAAATTTAATGGCCGCGGCAAATCAGGCCTACGAAGAAGGCGATGAGCAACGGTTACGGGAAATTTTAGCTAGTTGGGAATCTGATCCTCATTCAGTCCAAGGAGAAGGCGTTGCAGCGGAGTTAATTCGGGTTATTCGTCAGATTGCCCAGTGTCGTTCTCGGTTAGTAGCCATCCATCGAGATATGGCAGAGTTAAGACAAACGGAGCTTTTTGAGTTAATGGAGCAAGTAGAGCAAGCACGACAGTCTGGTCAAGATCTTTTGACAGAAATGGCTAAACATCTGGATGAGCAAATTGCTGAGGCTCAAGAGCGTTTACAGGATTTAAAAGAACAATTAGGGGTTTAA